A window of the Mesotoga prima MesG1.Ag.4.2 genome harbors these coding sequences:
- a CDS encoding DMT family transporter has translation MIRGVFFAIAAGIVIAMQSVFSARLGEKIGFFGSNFFIHGTGFLLASVLLFFFGKGEMTLESLKGLNPLYYTAGFIGVLIILSISQGVSSLGASRAIVIIVVTQIVFALIISVAGLFGELPIDLTPSKVIGLFLMLSGVLIYQLAK, from the coding sequence ATGATTAGAGGGGTATTTTTCGCAATAGCAGCTGGGATTGTAATCGCTATGCAAAGTGTTTTTAGTGCAAGACTGGGGGAGAAAATTGGATTCTTCGGTTCAAACTTCTTCATACACGGAACGGGATTTCTCCTTGCCTCGGTACTTCTCTTTTTCTTCGGTAAGGGCGAAATGACCCTAGAGTCACTTAAAGGACTCAATCCACTCTACTACACCGCTGGATTCATAGGTGTCTTGATAATCCTAAGTATTTCTCAAGGTGTATCTTCTCTAGGTGCGAGCAGAGCGATCGTAATAATTGTAGTAACCCAGATAGTCTTTGCACTTATCATAAGTGTTGCAGGACTCTTTGGCGAGCTGCCTATCGATCTAACTCCCTCCAAAGTCATTGGATTGTTCCTAATGCTTTCGGGCGTTCTGATATATCAGCTGGCAAAATAA
- a CDS encoding alpha/beta hydrolase — MKRGNTYILLIATISLTAVLTLSVLNFLRPYPPSKEAYYSLSSSDEVIYCFKDGTHIFTPAKGSEIGIVFYPGGLVDPVSYAPLLKRIATSGVSCFLVEMPLNLAVLSPNRAENILKDNPEIKRWILAGHSLGGSMAAKFAYDNQGRVDGLILLAAYPGKDTSLSESGIHVLSIYGSNDKVLDIEALESGKALLPEGTTYLTLRGGNHAQFGYYGPQRGDGDALITLLEQQEMTVSAVLSFIDNAM, encoded by the coding sequence ATGAAAAGGGGTAATACTTACATCTTGTTGATTGCAACAATATCACTGACTGCAGTTCTTACCCTGAGCGTGCTCAATTTTCTCAGACCTTATCCACCTAGTAAAGAGGCCTATTACTCTCTTTCGAGTTCAGATGAAGTTATCTACTGTTTCAAAGATGGAACTCACATCTTCACTCCTGCGAAAGGAAGTGAGATTGGAATAGTGTTCTATCCCGGTGGCCTCGTTGATCCAGTATCATATGCTCCACTTCTTAAGAGAATCGCCACAAGCGGTGTTTCATGTTTCCTTGTGGAAATGCCCCTTAATCTTGCCGTACTTTCTCCAAACAGAGCAGAAAATATCTTGAAAGACAATCCAGAGATTAAGAGATGGATTTTGGCCGGGCATTCTCTTGGGGGTTCAATGGCAGCGAAATTTGCTTACGATAATCAGGGCAGAGTCGACGGTCTCATTTTGCTTGCCGCCTATCCCGGTAAAGACACTTCTCTATCTGAATCAGGTATTCATGTACTGTCGATTTATGGTAGCAACGATAAAGTACTTGACATTGAAGCTCTGGAGAGCGGAAAAGCTCTACTCCCTGAAGGAACAACTTACTTGACGCTGCGTGGGGGGAATCATGCGCAATTCGGATACTATGGACCACAGAGAGGGGACGGAGATGCATTAATAACCCTTCTCGAGCAACAAGAAATGACCGTCAGCGCGGTTCTATCATTCATTGACAATGCGATGTAA
- a CDS encoding class I SAM-dependent methyltransferase has translation MEHIINRIRYADRILEVGCGTADYLSILSELLYAHGFGFDTSPSMISEASKKNQRIELELATADKNGPFPYGNSEFDFVFNINLVHYISDLENLFKESFRVLQNDGSILTVTDSCKDISERTLTNYFPETLDIDRGRYPGNSSIISAMKKAGFEGIYTTKMKTPFEFKKQHFEQYRNKAYSSLRLIPEERFEEGIKRPESDMERGLVLGKKAYTQIWDIKIAKRDFDLPMIYTTSFTEK, from the coding sequence GTGGAGCACATTATTAATAGAATTAGATATGCCGACAGAATTCTGGAAGTAGGTTGTGGCACAGCTGACTATTTGAGTATTCTCTCAGAGCTTCTCTATGCTCATGGTTTCGGATTCGACACCAGCCCTTCAATGATTTCAGAGGCTTCAAAGAAGAATCAGAGAATTGAACTTGAACTCGCTACTGCAGATAAAAACGGTCCTTTTCCATATGGAAATTCTGAATTTGACTTCGTCTTCAATATTAACCTCGTACATTATATTTCTGATCTTGAAAATCTGTTCAAGGAGAGTTTTCGAGTCCTGCAAAATGATGGGAGCATATTGACAGTGACGGACTCCTGTAAGGACATTTCTGAGAGAACCTTAACCAATTATTTCCCTGAGACTCTTGATATAGATAGGGGTAGATATCCTGGAAATTCTTCAATTATTTCTGCGATGAAGAAGGCAGGCTTCGAGGGAATATATACGACGAAGATGAAGACCCCTTTTGAATTCAAGAAACAGCACTTTGAGCAGTACAGAAACAAGGCCTACTCGTCCCTGAGATTGATACCCGAAGAGAGGTTTGAAGAGGGAATTAAAAGGCCAGAGTCCGATATGGAAAGGGGTCTTGTCCTCGGGAAGAAGGCGTATACTCAGATATGGGACATTAAAATAGCGAAGAGGGATTTTGATCTCCCGATGATCTACACTACAAGTTTCACTGAAAAGTAA
- a CDS encoding sensor domain-containing diguanylate cyclase, with translation MESDRRNLFSSVRRIISVLVGNEKSLQKIKKALSIIGDSLSVNSLTFCTVESAHHSSSYIKMVCDWRKESDSVICVSSSRSGDSRKSKLENLIRKSRANTVSEAGKGVLLIKSPPGLPECVLVLEIELHERNLSVEEKDFVKCAIQLLALMTGEEFSEETGNNEKSLLQERLLRSDELLKNFEGNVLDILAVVDGGLVFTYVSPSVVNTLEFMPEDLVGKNALDLIDSRDRKRVVEESKVLLREKKHGCFRYRARTKSGGILWMETAVSPLFNGKEVEGWTMSSRDVTGEMKLQAELKARDSMMVFMNDLYVLILSGDNLHEAASKIVNRAYEEKGMVGCKITFSEDEYLDLEVSRGDTEAFPLNLMKDSKAQETLRENRIIVQNTAIEGKELRYICIALESNNEIAGYFETLTERVTGLSEESINLYRLVGTTVSLSLTKIKNLVATRRNHITSQSLIKATEAITKDLNMRTVIESIVRGLRQVIPFYSAAVELVEGDHLIIVGGSWPGKNSFVGTKFTMEEGSPGFDVVRNKKIILAEDAQRAYQQFNRPDFKFIKSWMGVPLVIGDETIGMIAVDSEEGGKFKNRHLDALKAFADIAAIGINNARLHEEVRDLSVRDYLTGAYNRRGLFEHGEREIEKAKRYDTKMGLIMFDIDNFKNMNDMLGHLAGDFVLKRVANICTKILRAADIFARYGGDEFIILLPMTDITNTEEAATRICRSLEDSRIIYKRIPIKVRASFGIANFEGHEDELEDMIRRADRNLYVSKRSGGNKVTGGRNYG, from the coding sequence ATGGAATCCGACAGGAGAAATCTGTTCAGTTCAGTGAGAAGAATAATCTCGGTTCTTGTTGGCAATGAAAAGAGCTTGCAAAAGATCAAAAAGGCTCTTTCAATTATCGGTGATTCTCTTTCTGTCAATAGTCTTACTTTTTGCACAGTTGAAAGCGCTCATCATAGTTCTTCTTATATCAAGATGGTTTGCGATTGGAGAAAAGAATCAGACTCCGTAATTTGCGTCTCGAGTTCGAGAAGTGGAGATAGTAGAAAATCAAAACTTGAGAATTTAATAAGAAAAAGCAGAGCAAATACAGTTTCGGAAGCTGGAAAAGGCGTCTTGTTAATCAAGAGCCCTCCTGGATTGCCGGAGTGTGTTCTGGTCTTAGAGATCGAATTGCATGAGAGAAATCTGTCTGTGGAGGAAAAGGACTTTGTGAAATGTGCGATTCAATTGTTGGCGCTCATGACTGGAGAAGAGTTCAGCGAAGAGACTGGAAATAACGAAAAGTCACTTCTTCAGGAAAGACTACTAAGAAGCGATGAACTGCTGAAGAATTTCGAAGGCAACGTCTTGGACATTCTTGCCGTAGTTGACGGAGGACTGGTTTTCACCTATGTTTCCCCCTCGGTGGTCAACACATTGGAGTTTATGCCTGAAGACCTGGTTGGGAAAAATGCTCTGGATCTCATTGACTCAAGGGATCGCAAGAGAGTTGTTGAAGAGTCCAAGGTTCTTCTGAGAGAAAAGAAACACGGTTGCTTCAGATATAGAGCAAGAACTAAGAGCGGCGGAATATTGTGGATGGAGACAGCTGTAAGTCCTTTGTTTAATGGGAAAGAAGTCGAGGGTTGGACGATGTCGTCACGGGATGTCACCGGTGAGATGAAGCTGCAGGCCGAATTGAAAGCCAGAGATAGTATGATGGTCTTCATGAACGATCTTTACGTTCTGATTCTGAGCGGTGATAATCTTCATGAAGCGGCCTCCAAGATTGTGAATCGCGCATACGAAGAGAAGGGAATGGTCGGTTGCAAGATCACATTTAGTGAGGATGAATATCTTGATCTTGAGGTTTCGAGAGGCGACACCGAGGCATTTCCGCTGAATCTCATGAAGGACTCAAAGGCTCAGGAAACCCTCAGAGAAAATCGAATAATCGTTCAAAATACAGCCATCGAAGGAAAGGAACTGAGATACATATGCATAGCGCTTGAATCGAACAACGAGATTGCTGGTTACTTTGAAACCCTTACAGAACGCGTGACTGGTCTTTCCGAAGAAAGCATAAATCTGTACAGACTAGTTGGGACTACGGTCTCTCTTTCTCTCACAAAAATCAAAAATCTTGTTGCAACGAGGAGAAATCACATCACATCACAGTCATTGATAAAGGCAACCGAAGCGATAACTAAAGATCTGAATATGAGAACGGTAATAGAATCTATTGTTCGGGGTCTGAGACAAGTAATACCGTTCTACAGCGCTGCAGTTGAGTTAGTTGAAGGGGATCATTTAATCATTGTCGGTGGGAGCTGGCCTGGAAAAAATTCCTTTGTCGGGACCAAATTCACGATGGAAGAAGGAAGTCCCGGTTTCGATGTAGTAAGAAACAAGAAAATCATTCTAGCAGAAGATGCTCAGAGAGCATACCAACAATTCAACAGGCCAGACTTCAAATTTATAAAATCTTGGATGGGCGTGCCTTTGGTTATTGGAGATGAAACGATTGGAATGATCGCCGTCGATAGCGAGGAGGGCGGAAAGTTTAAGAATCGTCATCTTGACGCCCTCAAGGCATTTGCAGATATTGCTGCGATTGGCATAAACAACGCCCGTCTTCATGAGGAGGTGAGAGATCTCTCGGTGAGGGACTATCTTACTGGTGCTTACAACCGGCGAGGTCTGTTTGAGCATGGAGAACGGGAAATCGAGAAGGCAAAACGATATGACACAAAAATGGGATTGATAATGTTCGACATAGATAATTTTAAGAATATGAATGACATGCTTGGACATCTAGCCGGAGACTTTGTCTTAAAAAGGGTTGCAAACATATGTACCAAGATTCTACGAGCCGCAGATATTTTTGCGAGATATGGTGGCGATGAATTCATAATACTATTGCCGATGACTGATATCACGAACACCGAAGAAGCTGCCACAAGGATTTGTCGTTCTCTTGAAGATTCAAGAATAATATATAAGAGAATCCCAATAAAGGTTCGTGCCAGCTTCGGAATTGCCAATTTTGAAGGACATGAAGATGAACTTGAAGACATGATCAGGAGGGCAGACAGAAATCTGTATGTCTCCAAAAGATCCGGGGGCAACAAAGTTACCGGGGGACGAAACTATGGCTAA
- the thrC gene encoding threonine synthase: MWRYREALPIESDRSIVTMSEGYTPLIEEEICGKNVFIKMDHLLPTGSYKDRGASLLVSYAREHQVSSLVEDSSGNAGCSIAAYSARAGISCEIFVPDHTSVGKLRQIEAYGSKVRLVEGSREDVSRKILEQTKENFYASHVYNPLFLHGTKTLAFEICEQLGWKSPGAIVVPVGNGTLLLGASIGFGELYSAGIVDHLPKIIAVQAENCAPLLRAFEMNQKDSADVNAEATVSEGIAIEKPVRGAQILKAVRDSGGTFVGVSEQEIIETWKEMSKRGHFVEPTSAATIAGLKKYISKTDPNETIASVFTGHGLKTACELFSWNKQ, encoded by the coding sequence ATGTGGCGTTATCGCGAAGCACTGCCGATCGAAAGTGATCGGTCCATCGTAACTATGTCTGAAGGTTATACTCCATTGATTGAAGAGGAAATATGTGGGAAGAATGTGTTTATTAAAATGGATCACCTTCTTCCGACTGGTTCTTACAAGGACAGGGGCGCTAGTCTTCTAGTAAGCTATGCGAGAGAACACCAAGTTTCATCTTTAGTCGAGGATTCTTCGGGAAATGCAGGATGCTCTATTGCAGCATATTCTGCACGAGCAGGTATTTCCTGTGAAATATTCGTTCCCGACCATACTTCGGTTGGGAAGCTCAGACAGATAGAGGCTTATGGTTCGAAAGTCCGATTGGTTGAAGGCTCGAGAGAAGATGTATCAAGAAAGATTCTCGAGCAAACGAAAGAAAACTTTTATGCAAGTCATGTCTATAATCCACTCTTTTTGCATGGAACGAAGACTCTTGCGTTCGAGATCTGTGAACAGCTTGGCTGGAAGAGTCCTGGAGCTATTGTTGTTCCAGTAGGAAATGGGACTCTTTTGTTGGGAGCATCTATTGGATTTGGGGAATTGTATTCAGCCGGAATTGTTGATCATCTTCCAAAGATTATTGCCGTGCAAGCAGAGAACTGTGCCCCGCTTCTTCGTGCTTTCGAAATGAATCAAAAAGATTCCGCTGATGTAAACGCGGAAGCGACTGTTTCAGAAGGGATTGCGATTGAAAAGCCCGTAAGAGGTGCCCAAATATTGAAAGCGGTCAGAGACAGTGGAGGCACTTTTGTGGGGGTTTCTGAGCAGGAGATAATTGAAACCTGGAAGGAAATGTCAAAGAGAGGTCACTTCGTTGAACCAACTTCCGCGGCAACAATAGCGGGTTTAAAGAAGTACATTTCGAAAACCGATCCTAACGAAACGATTGCATCCGTATTCACGGGCCACGGCCTTAAAACAGCCTGCGAATTATTCTCCTGGAATAAGCAATAG
- a CDS encoding ABC transporter ATP-binding protein/permease, with protein sequence MLQLKEASKIYRTGELEQTALDQVSICFSNDEFVAILGPSGSGKTTLLNLIGGLDRCDMGDLVINGRSTRDFKDWELDAYRNKSIGFIFQSFNLIPHLSLLDNVEIGMTLGGVPSSEKEKRAIELLEKVGLADQAHKRPCQLSNGQMQRVAIARALANDPDIILADEPTGSLDTQTGEETVKLIKEVARGKLIIMVTHNEEIANRYADRIIKLKDGKIVSDSRPSDDDDPQPELIIKKTSMSFPAALRLSATNILTKKWRTALTVLASSIGIVGIFLVLSLSSGFGRQLSEFESQTLSTFPIMVSQTTVDLESQQYHQAESEKRFEEDDSDVLGQFVYPYDPRDEILIHNNDLSDEYLAYVESIDPKLLSGFTYTRHINMNLVAKYGEMAKTVDQTSIKFTAYPEDLDPESPGYLENNFDLVAGSFPKEFTDLVMIVGKGNRISNVILQALGLDHDKERIGFEEIIGLEIKAIYNDDFYLRKGMSFTPKTSLRDLMDLYYGDLGIMLKIVGILRPKAQIEFSVLDEGIAYSDRLAQKFIENAVDSEIVLAQKDLYVNVLSGEQFASDLFNVLSVIPPDITARLVGGVNLPITKRNILQKLGAYKTPVSVVLYPKDFKSKEEVLKYLDSWNEGKAAENRILYIDLASTITGLLAGILNGSTFVLLSFAAISLVVSLIMIGIITFISVTERTKEIGILRALGARKKDISTVFNAENFIIGAFSGALGILFASILIVPLNSIIERLTGLSNVAYINPFYVISLMVASILLTVLGGLIPSRMASRKNPVDALRIE encoded by the coding sequence ATGCTTCAGCTGAAGGAAGCATCGAAAATCTATAGAACGGGAGAACTAGAACAAACAGCCCTGGATCAGGTTTCCATTTGCTTTTCAAACGACGAATTTGTTGCAATCCTTGGGCCAAGCGGTTCAGGCAAAACAACGCTTTTGAACCTTATTGGTGGGCTCGATAGATGCGACATGGGTGATCTAGTGATAAATGGCAGATCCACAAGGGATTTCAAAGACTGGGAGCTAGATGCTTACAGAAACAAGAGCATCGGATTCATTTTTCAGAGCTTCAATTTGATCCCACATCTTAGTCTTCTCGATAACGTTGAAATAGGTATGACACTTGGCGGTGTGCCTTCTTCAGAAAAAGAAAAGAGAGCCATAGAGCTGCTAGAAAAAGTGGGCTTAGCAGATCAAGCTCATAAGAGGCCCTGTCAGCTATCGAATGGTCAGATGCAGAGAGTTGCTATTGCAAGAGCCCTTGCCAATGATCCCGATATCATCTTGGCTGATGAACCTACTGGTTCTTTAGATACTCAGACAGGTGAAGAAACTGTGAAGTTGATAAAGGAGGTTGCGAGGGGAAAACTCATAATAATGGTAACTCACAATGAAGAAATCGCTAATCGCTATGCAGATAGGATAATCAAACTTAAGGACGGCAAAATCGTAAGTGACTCCCGTCCTTCAGATGATGACGATCCTCAACCAGAACTGATTATAAAAAAAACAAGTATGAGTTTTCCAGCTGCCTTGAGGCTTTCTGCAACCAATATCCTAACAAAGAAATGGCGTACAGCGCTTACGGTACTGGCTTCTAGCATTGGCATAGTCGGAATCTTTCTAGTCTTGTCACTTTCTAGCGGTTTTGGAAGGCAACTATCAGAATTCGAGTCGCAGACTCTCTCTACGTTTCCGATAATGGTGAGTCAGACAACAGTTGATCTGGAGTCGCAGCAGTATCACCAAGCTGAGTCTGAAAAGCGGTTTGAAGAAGATGATAGTGATGTCTTGGGGCAATTTGTCTATCCATATGATCCCCGTGATGAGATTCTAATTCACAACAACGATCTATCTGATGAATACTTGGCTTATGTTGAGAGCATAGATCCCAAACTTCTTTCGGGCTTCACATACACGCGACATATAAACATGAATTTGGTTGCAAAGTACGGAGAAATGGCGAAAACTGTTGATCAGACTTCAATCAAATTCACGGCGTATCCGGAAGATCTCGACCCGGAGTCTCCGGGTTATCTCGAGAACAATTTCGACTTAGTTGCGGGATCCTTTCCTAAGGAATTCACCGATCTTGTAATGATCGTTGGAAAAGGAAACAGAATATCAAATGTGATTCTTCAAGCGTTGGGTCTTGATCATGATAAAGAGAGGATTGGATTTGAAGAAATCATTGGATTAGAAATCAAGGCAATTTACAATGACGATTTCTACTTGAGAAAAGGGATGAGTTTTACGCCGAAGACTTCTCTAAGAGACCTCATGGATCTTTACTATGGTGATCTCGGGATAATGCTGAAAATAGTCGGCATTTTAAGACCCAAAGCACAGATTGAGTTCTCAGTTCTTGACGAAGGAATAGCATACTCCGATCGTCTCGCCCAGAAATTCATTGAGAATGCCGTAGATTCGGAGATTGTCCTCGCCCAGAAGGATCTTTATGTAAATGTTCTGTCCGGAGAACAGTTTGCTTCGGATTTGTTCAATGTCCTCTCAGTGATACCACCCGATATTACTGCAAGATTGGTGGGCGGCGTAAATCTACCCATAACGAAAAGAAATATTCTTCAGAAGCTCGGAGCATACAAAACTCCTGTTTCCGTCGTGCTTTATCCCAAAGATTTCAAATCCAAAGAAGAGGTCTTGAAATACCTGGACTCCTGGAACGAAGGCAAAGCCGCTGAGAATAGGATTCTTTACATTGATCTCGCGTCAACGATAACGGGATTACTCGCGGGGATACTAAATGGCTCAACATTCGTGTTGTTGTCTTTCGCTGCTATTTCGCTTGTCGTTTCGCTAATAATGATTGGAATTATTACATTTATATCGGTGACTGAGAGAACAAAAGAAATAGGGATACTGAGGGCTCTTGGAGCAAGAAAGAAGGACATCAGTACCGTGTTCAACGCGGAGAATTTCATCATAGGAGCGTTTTCCGGGGCCCTTGGAATATTGTTTGCTTCGATATTGATCGTGCCACTTAACTCAATTATCGAAAGACTTACCGGTCTATCTAACGTGGCCTATATAAATCCTTTTTACGTGATCTCTTTAATGGTGGCCAGTATTCTATTAACAGTTTTGGGGGGCCTGATACCTTCAAGAATGGCATCCAGAAAGAACCCAGTAGATGCTCTGAGAATTGAATAG
- a CDS encoding class I SAM-dependent methyltransferase has product MRESWEYYSEIASRYDYMYEEPYWNLYHRIVERLLEDHVKTIGRTLDIGTGTGRWALYLAEKAHEVVGVDLSQEMLSVASMKAGLADLKIDFVHSNAERLPFEKECFDYVLAMGDLLSYAKNTSEVLAECQRVLKRGGLLLATVDNAWAFLHDFLSRGEYSMAKRLVEKDKIPIGDSSVSSIVFATKPFFPEEIGHLLNMNGFDLIDISSVVAFYPYDEQALAAKIDSAVDWELKYCRNRETLARSEHLFLCGKKR; this is encoded by the coding sequence TTGAGGGAATCTTGGGAATACTATAGTGAAATTGCTAGCAGATATGACTACATGTATGAGGAACCTTACTGGAACTTATATCATCGTATTGTCGAAAGACTGCTGGAAGACCATGTGAAGACAATCGGAAGAACTCTTGACATTGGTACTGGTACGGGAAGATGGGCCCTCTATCTAGCAGAGAAAGCTCACGAGGTTGTGGGAGTCGACCTTTCGCAGGAAATGCTTAGTGTCGCCTCCATGAAAGCTGGCCTGGCCGATCTTAAGATTGATTTCGTTCATTCAAATGCCGAAAGGCTTCCTTTTGAAAAGGAATGCTTCGATTATGTGCTGGCAATGGGGGACCTCCTTTCATACGCAAAGAACACATCGGAAGTCTTGGCTGAGTGCCAAAGGGTTCTCAAAAGGGGTGGGCTACTTCTTGCCACGGTTGATAATGCGTGGGCCTTCTTGCATGATTTCCTTTCGCGGGGAGAGTACTCTATGGCAAAGAGATTGGTTGAAAAGGACAAAATTCCAATAGGAGACAGCTCAGTTAGTAGCATAGTCTTTGCCACAAAGCCCTTTTTTCCGGAGGAAATTGGGCATTTGCTTAACATGAATGGCTTTGACCTCATAGATATTTCATCGGTGGTTGCCTTCTATCCATATGACGAACAAGCGCTGGCAGCAAAAATCGACAGCGCAGTGGATTGGGAACTCAAATACTGCAGGAACCGCGAAACCTTGGCTCGTTCAGAGCATCTCTTCTTATGCGGTAAAAAGAGGTGA
- a CDS encoding HD domain-containing phosphohydrolase → MLIENKEQYRANLSSIGDAVLSMDAFGIVTFVNEVACSLIGLSESSTIGKRVSEVMEIFSEDSDEPAIIPVEHVLETGKKVGLANHTALRSKNGKIYSIADSAAPISREDGETTGVILVFKDLTEERKKEGRIIQSEARFQELIENTNGGLLILDSGDGERFILKEFKAPLENLDRTGLGTFGKELRDVFTGVEKSGLFEAVRKVWKTGTPEKVEAEKYVCGDQEGWWTNYVYKLPSGEVDSLCYDVSESLRIQEFKKKTNDGLLTLTKMAAGSGFSLDEFMKSAVRIVGSSLCVYRAGIYMLNRIGEMDLIISFDLVDGEAREDKSRAMDRDLASEYLHLIQAKRFFSISDVNQAEKSNFIASLQEVGVEAILDIPLRIRGIIVGSLFCDMNTARQWSSDEMNFAASVGDVLTLALEEDEPVNSEHRYKSFFKMNGATMLLIDSATGSIVDSNEAACKFYEYDLGTLKGLSIEDLAANNESLVEICNLAAGRSSSVVSRQKKSSEKVVDVEIFAAPFSTENMDLVSLIVVDITEVLAAKNKLSEALGRLHTALEGAVNLVSKVVKARDPCTAGHQKNVSRLATAIAERLGLDDNRSTTVRIAGLLHDVDKVSIPVEILSKPVRLTDLEWSLIKRHPIVGYEILRDVKLGGPIAEIVKNHHDRINGSGYPEGLTVSELSLESRIVAVADMVEAMVSHRP, encoded by the coding sequence ATGCTCATTGAAAACAAAGAGCAGTACCGCGCTAACCTCTCAAGTATTGGTGATGCAGTTCTTTCGATGGATGCTTTTGGAATAGTCACTTTTGTTAACGAAGTTGCCTGCAGTCTTATTGGTCTTAGCGAAAGCAGCACCATCGGCAAGAGAGTTTCTGAAGTTATGGAGATCTTTAGTGAAGATTCAGATGAACCTGCAATTATTCCAGTAGAGCATGTGCTAGAAACCGGCAAAAAGGTTGGACTGGCAAATCATACTGCGCTCAGATCAAAGAACGGAAAAATCTACTCAATTGCCGATTCTGCAGCTCCGATATCTAGAGAAGACGGTGAAACAACTGGTGTTATTCTTGTCTTCAAAGATCTGACCGAAGAGAGAAAAAAAGAAGGGAGAATCATACAAAGTGAGGCCCGATTCCAAGAGTTGATAGAAAATACGAATGGAGGCCTGTTAATTCTGGACAGTGGAGATGGAGAACGATTTATTCTGAAGGAATTCAAGGCGCCTCTCGAAAATCTTGATAGAACTGGACTCGGGACCTTTGGCAAGGAGTTAAGGGATGTTTTTACCGGTGTCGAGAAGAGTGGTCTCTTCGAAGCAGTGAGAAAGGTGTGGAAGACCGGGACCCCTGAGAAAGTAGAGGCCGAGAAATATGTTTGCGGAGATCAAGAAGGTTGGTGGACAAATTATGTGTATAAACTTCCTTCTGGTGAGGTTGACAGCCTCTGCTACGATGTGTCTGAATCACTCAGAATTCAAGAATTCAAAAAGAAAACGAACGATGGCCTTCTCACACTGACAAAAATGGCTGCTGGCAGTGGTTTCTCACTGGATGAGTTTATGAAGAGCGCCGTAAGAATAGTAGGCTCTTCTCTTTGTGTTTATCGTGCCGGGATCTATATGCTAAACAGAATTGGTGAGATGGATCTGATTATTAGCTTTGACCTGGTTGATGGAGAGGCAAGAGAAGATAAGTCGAGAGCTATGGATCGAGATCTCGCTTCCGAATATCTTCACTTGATTCAAGCAAAGAGATTCTTCAGCATTTCCGACGTGAACCAGGCAGAAAAAAGCAACTTCATCGCCAGTTTGCAAGAGGTTGGAGTAGAAGCGATTCTAGATATCCCCTTGAGGATCAGAGGGATCATCGTGGGATCACTATTTTGCGACATGAACACAGCAAGGCAATGGTCTTCAGATGAAATGAACTTTGCCGCGTCCGTAGGTGATGTTCTGACGCTTGCTCTTGAAGAAGATGAGCCTGTTAATAGTGAGCATCGCTACAAGAGCTTCTTCAAAATGAACGGTGCGACAATGCTTCTCATAGATTCGGCAACGGGTTCAATCGTAGATTCTAACGAAGCTGCATGCAAATTCTACGAATATGATCTCGGTACGCTAAAAGGGTTGTCCATAGAGGATTTGGCTGCAAATAATGAATCCCTGGTTGAGATATGTAACCTAGCTGCTGGAAGATCTTCTAGTGTAGTCTCCAGGCAGAAAAAGTCCTCTGAAAAAGTAGTCGACGTCGAGATTTTTGCTGCTCCTTTTAGCACTGAAAATATGGATCTGGTTAGCCTGATAGTTGTCGACATAACGGAAGTCCTTGCCGCAAAAAATAAACTTTCGGAAGCTTTGGGGAGATTGCACACTGCTCTTGAAGGAGCTGTAAACCTTGTTAGCAAGGTAGTAAAGGCGAGAGATCCATGCACGGCAGGCCATCAGAAGAACGTGAGTCGTTTAGCTACTGCCATTGCAGAGCGGCTCGGCCTGGATGATAATAGGAGTACAACCGTCAGAATTGCCGGCTTGCTGCACGATGTCGACAAGGTTTCGATTCCGGTTGAGATACTTTCAAAGCCGGTTCGACTTACTGATCTTGAGTGGTCTTTGATCAAGCGCCATCCAATAGTCGGCTACGAAATCCTTCGCGATGTAAAACTTGGTGGGCCAATAGCGGAGATTGTCAAGAACCATCACGATAGGATAAACGGATCAGGTTATCCAGAAGGACTTACGGTATCAGAACTATCTTTAGAATCAAGAATCGTGGCAGTGGCCGATATGGTGGAGGCAATGGTCTCTCACAGACCGTAG